The following proteins are co-located in the Myroides profundi genome:
- a CDS encoding aminoacyl-histidine dipeptidase has translation MSQEVRGLEPKNLWNKFADLNAVPRPSKKEERVIEFMMNFGKSLGLETIKDEVGNVIIKKPATKGLENRKVVVMQSHLDMVHQKNNDTVFDFDTQGIDMYVEDGWVRARGTTLGADNGLGVAAIMAILESNEIPHPAIEALFTIDEETGMTGAKGLQGGMLEGEILLNLDTEEDDEIDIGCAGGVDVTASAEYDEEDTPEGSIGYRITVKGLNGGHSGMDIHKGLGNANKIMNRLLFDAFDNFGLQISKIKGGSLRNAIPRESVAEVIIANTFDEAFVFDMTSIVDEIKAELHTVDPDFEVVFEKLEAADTPKKVMPSMAQYFFVRSMYTAHNGVFRMSPDFDDLVEASNNIAKVDLGEGKLVVKCLTRSSVESSKFDVANSLRSAFELMGCEVEFSGSYPGWTPNSESEILDVLVDIYEKQVGEKPNVVACHAGLECGILGTNYPDMDMISFGPTIRGAHSPVERANIASVQKFWKFLLEILTQIPEKK, from the coding sequence ATGAGTCAAGAAGTTAGAGGGTTAGAACCTAAGAACTTATGGAACAAGTTCGCAGATCTAAACGCAGTACCTCGTCCATCTAAGAAGGAAGAGCGTGTGATTGAGTTCATGATGAACTTTGGTAAGTCTTTAGGTCTAGAAACTATAAAAGATGAGGTAGGTAACGTTATTATTAAAAAACCTGCTACTAAAGGATTGGAGAACAGAAAAGTGGTTGTAATGCAATCTCACTTAGATATGGTTCACCAAAAGAATAACGATACTGTATTTGACTTCGATACTCAAGGAATCGATATGTATGTAGAGGATGGATGGGTAAGAGCTAGAGGTACTACTTTAGGGGCTGATAATGGTCTAGGAGTAGCAGCTATTATGGCTATTTTAGAAAGCAACGAAATTCCACACCCAGCTATCGAGGCTCTATTTACTATAGATGAAGAGACTGGAATGACTGGTGCTAAAGGTCTTCAAGGAGGAATGTTAGAAGGAGAGATTCTTTTAAACTTAGATACAGAAGAGGATGATGAAATCGATATCGGATGTGCTGGTGGTGTAGATGTAACTGCATCTGCTGAATATGATGAAGAGGATACACCTGAAGGATCTATCGGATATAGAATAACTGTAAAAGGATTAAACGGAGGACACTCTGGTATGGATATCCACAAAGGATTAGGAAACGCAAATAAAATCATGAATAGATTGTTATTTGATGCTTTTGATAACTTTGGATTACAGATATCTAAAATCAAAGGAGGAAGTTTAAGAAATGCTATTCCAAGAGAAAGTGTAGCTGAGGTAATTATTGCAAATACTTTTGATGAGGCATTTGTATTTGATATGACTTCTATCGTAGATGAGATTAAAGCAGAGTTACATACTGTAGATCCTGATTTTGAAGTAGTATTTGAGAAATTAGAAGCTGCTGATACTCCTAAGAAAGTAATGCCTTCTATGGCGCAATATTTCTTCGTAAGATCTATGTATACTGCTCATAACGGTGTATTCCGTATGAGTCCAGACTTCGATGATTTAGTAGAAGCTTCTAATAATATTGCTAAAGTAGATTTAGGAGAAGGTAAATTAGTAGTTAAATGTTTAACTCGTTCTTCTGTAGAATCATCTAAATTTGATGTAGCGAATAGTCTTCGTTCTGCATTTGAATTAATGGGATGTGAAGTAGAATTCTCTGGATCTTATCCAGGATGGACACCTAATTCAGAATCTGAAATATTAGATGTATTAGTAGATATCTATGAAAAACAAGTAGGTGAGAAACCAAATGTAGTGGCATGTCACGCAGGACTAGAGTGTGGTATCTTAGGAACAAACTATCCTGATATGGATATGATTTCTTTTGGACCAACTATCCGCGGAGCTCACTCTCCTGTAGAGCGTGCTAATATTGCTTCTGTACAGAAATTCTGGAAATTCTTATTAGAGATCCTAACTCAGATTCCTGAGAAAAAGTAA
- a CDS encoding LexA family transcriptional regulator, with protein sequence MKSSESVIKKLKQLLGIKTDLELANILEVKPNTVSSWKSRETLQYEKIMNLCKEHKIDLNELFFSNTQKVFNTDLQKRKVKMISVDHHFEYFLNPERTWATSPSFVFPTEEEVDTAFQISAENMYPTVKVSSYVLTKKIGLDEIKPWGIYVVVIEGKGVLCYRFKRYTESGDLSFISDNETYENIVVRPQDIREVFCVRGAFLGNIKNLS encoded by the coding sequence ATGAAAAGTAGTGAAAGCGTAATTAAAAAGTTGAAACAGTTATTAGGGATAAAAACAGATTTGGAATTAGCGAATATTTTAGAAGTAAAACCTAATACAGTGTCATCATGGAAATCAAGAGAGACATTACAGTATGAAAAAATCATGAATTTGTGTAAAGAGCACAAGATTGATTTGAATGAATTATTCTTTTCAAATACACAAAAAGTTTTTAATACTGATTTGCAAAAACGAAAAGTGAAAATGATTTCTGTAGATCATCATTTTGAGTATTTCTTAAATCCTGAAAGAACTTGGGCAACATCACCTAGTTTTGTGTTTCCAACAGAAGAGGAGGTTGATACAGCATTTCAGATTTCTGCCGAAAATATGTATCCTACAGTAAAAGTGTCTTCTTATGTGTTGACTAAAAAAATCGGATTAGATGAAATTAAACCTTGGGGTATATATGTAGTTGTAATTGAAGGAAAAGGTGTGTTATGTTATAGATTTAAACGATATACAGAGAGTGGAGATTTATCATTTATTAGTGATAATGAAACTTATGAGAATATTGTAGTAAGACCTCAAGATATCAGAGAGGTGTTCTGTGTACGAGGAGCATTCCTTGGAAATATTAAGAATCTTTCATAA